TGACTGaaagcagagggaaacagctagcctaccacctaccagcacctctaaaggtTGCTAAGTAACATATTTATTAGCTAGTCATGCTAATTTCttcacctttggacagagccaggataGCCATTTCCCCCCCTTCTCCCAGTCATAGGCCACGCTAAGCTAACGGACTAATGTTTTTTAGACATTTACCATGCCAAATGTGAGAGCTGTAATATTGGCATGTAATGTAAGGTATTGCATACCAATTTGTTTTTCAGGAGGCTCTTTTAGCAACTCAACATGGGCGCTGAAGAAGAAGATTTCTAGAACATTCTCCGGAGCAGCTTATCCATGCGAGCCCACAGGGTATGAAGCATTACACACATGATAACAGACAAGACACAGTATAAACATATGTTGTTTACTTCAAAATGAACCAAATTCAAGTAAAGTTTGATTTTATCGcttaaatgataaaaacaatgagtaaaaagtaaaaagaagagAGTGCTGGAAAGACAAACCCCTCCACGGGAGAAGGAAATTAAATGTGTGATGGTTTGAGCCATCGTGTCATGAGTGACGGATCTCACCTCCCATCAGACTCAGAATGGAAAACTCATTTTTTCAGCCCCTGTAGTCCGTACATGGATGGTAATCGAAACGCCAACTCGAGATCCCTCGCACAGTTCGATTCCTCGATGAGTCTGAATGACAAGAAAGTGAAGGTGGGCAAGAGTATTATATcatgttatataatataatataatgaaaacataatatcTCATCACACATTCCATTAAaaccttgtttttttattatttatcctCTGTTGCAGGACATGGGTCCTGAGTTTATTAGAATGTTAGATGAGCCGCTGGTTGTCTTGGAGCTGCCTGGATCCATCGTGGTGAGTTCTGCAAAATAGAAATTAAATTGTGAGAGTTTGACAGTAGTTTGAAGGGCATAAAGAATAAAGCATTATTCTGCAACATGCATGAATAATTTCttaccttatttatttatgtcctCTAAATTCTTTTCTCAGTCAAAGAAAGGGAAATCTCCAATCACTCAGAGAGAGCTGAGTGTGGTGATGCCAAACGGTCAGAGCATCCTGGTCAAGTGTGAGGTGAAATCCAGAGGAGGGGACGTCTTTGACATGATTGTGGCTCACTCCAACCTGGTGGAACATTTCTACTTTGGCCTTGCTTATATTGACGGTAAACAGgtttaaaagaaataatgaGTCTTTCTGAAGGGCTCCGTTTTTGTCTAATTGTGGCACGTTTGTAGTGATTTATTTGAGCACTAGAGCATTTTGAGGTCATTTATACATGTGATGTATATGTGAAACACACCAGAAGCCCGTTGTATGGGACTTTATGGTGTCGGTAGACTACAAGTCATATATTATTAATGTCAACTTACAATTTTCTTTGTTCTTTTCTCTATTCTCTGGTCAGATAATGAGTTTTACTTTGTGGACAACGATACCAAGATTTCCAAAGTTGCTCCAGATAGCTGGAAGAAAGTGCCTACAACCACCCTTGTCCTTTTCTTCAGGGTCAAATTCTTTGTCAATGACATTTCTCTTCTTTTGTAAGTATTTCCCCTTTTCTCGTATTtttaccaaaaaataaaaaaataataattagaaaatGTAAAGTACGGTTGAATCTTTAATAGTGTATGGTCTTCTCTGTCAGGCAAAAACAGACCCGCCACAAGTATTACCTCCAGCTCAGGAGAGACCTTTTGGAGGACAGGCTGTCCTGCCATGAGGAGACGGCTCTGTACCTGGGAGCTCTGGCCCTGCAGACGGAGTGTGGAGACTGCATGCCTGAGGTTGTGCACCACACatttgaacaaaacatgtaaatacCTAGGTATAAttaatacaacaacaaaaatatttatGGGTGCCACATACAGCATTTTGAAACATTGACATGTCATTGTTCAACcggatctcatgggaaggcatgTAAATACGACATTACATggcgtgtgtcatttgtacgtctCTTTTcatgccacgcaacaaaactatggtaacagCTGCAGTTAGGattgggcaacaaaactgctcacttaggtttaggaaaaaaacatcatgactGTGCTTAAAATAAGCACGTAAACTACGTACAAAAACAACATGacagaagtacagaaaacacgtcacaaacatcattaACATAACTTCAAAATTACTCAACACTTTGGGAAACAAACACCAGTTTCacggttgaaagtcctgtgtttgttggacccgtccacctcctctcccgcccaccataagcagctctctcactttttattctacgtcactagctctgagcgtagtaTATTTacatggatgtgtttacattgctgtCAATACAGACTaaatggcgtacaaatgacttggcaaaagcaagaacggcgttcttattgcacgtgATATGACTTGCAAAttactgtgtcattcatacgccctTAAGTTTGTAGTGCATAAGTTCCTCTAAATATTTTGTCTAAAGGTTTTGATCTGTCGTGTTTAGGTATACGGTAGGAACTACTACCGCCCTGACCAGTATGTCTCCAAGAGCGTGATGGAGAAACGTGCCTTGCCTCACATTCAGGGGGAGCTGCTACGACTTCACACCAACAACGCTCAGATGCTCACCGACGAATCAGAGCTCGAGTTCCTCAAGGTAGCAAAATGGTCAAATTTGATGATGGAGATTCATATCTAGCGGTACAACTATGACTACCATTAACATCATATGAAGCACAGTCACCACTCTCTATTTGTCCCTTTAGGTGTGTCAGCAGTTGCCTGAATACGGCGTGTTGTTCCACCGTGTGATGCGTGAGAAAAAGCCCTTAGAAGGAGAGATCGTCATTGGGGTTTGTGCCAAAGGAATCAACGTCTACGAGGTTAAAGATGGCGGCAAATCCACCAGTCAGACTTTCTACTGGAGGGAGACGGCAACAATCTCTTCTAACGTGAGCGAAGGGATGATGATTTAATCCCTCTTATTGAAATAAAAttgctgccaaaataaaaatgtggttGGTAGTAGaaatgtcacaagaaccgatacttcagtaccaagtTGATGGCAAAATTCtaaaaaacgtgacggtacttgtTTTCTACTGTACTGCAGGTACCATCGGGGCTCGAGACTAGCAGTGTcccgatagaaaatgtgtttggaacACATCCAAGGGACACACCCTCTTTTTTTCGCTGATATTGCTACATTGCCAACAACAAATCCGTGCTGAAattggcaggacgagagctagttaatgttggctgttagctccgtgcggGACTGTGTTgcctaccggctgctaacagctaatgttagctatcCCTCatcctgccaatttcaacacaggaggtgccattatgatgcgttcaggcgctatacagtaaaaatgaagtaaaaaagggtaaattctaacgttaccATGATGTGTTTAAATTTAATCTTGGCGAGAAGTTGTTTGTACAGCAATATAAAGTAGAtaacagagagggaattatgacctgtttaacttcttaacaaaaatgtatttattgttttacttttggtttTTTTCTGTGGTATCGTATTGGTATCGaaaatcgtggaatttcacgactactaaatttctggtatcgtgacatccctaaatgGTAGAGACGTTTGTCATTTTTCATTGTTCATTTTTTCATGTTATTCCctaaaaaaacgtttttcttCATGTGCTTGCAGAGGCGTAAATTTATAATAGAGAGCCGGGGCAGCAAGAAGAAGTACACCTTCATCACAGAGAGATCGAAGGTAGCCACATATCTGTGTAACCTCTGTTCAGCCCAACACAAGTTCAACAATGAGATGAGCTCTCGCCAACTGAGCCACAGCCTGGTCTCAGGTCAGTCGCTGCACCATAACTATTGCCAAAGCCAGCTTTTTGAGTTATAGGACTCAGGAGACATAAGTGGAAAGACAAAGTTGGTGACTCCTCTTGCAGACTGTTTCCATTCCCTAAACATACCTTCTCCATGTTTCTTTATCTCCAGAGGAGAACATTGTGCAGTACGCGGCAGTGTGTCGCGCACAGAGCAGCCTGCACAAGTCCTACTCCAGTCCAGAGACGCCACAGGATGACAGCGGTCTGACCACGCCTCAGGACGAGTCCCTGAACAAGCTGTGTGATGACGTCAACGCCAGGATCGTGGCACGCATTAAACAGCAGCGCCTCAATGAGCAAAGGTACTTAGCCATCTAGCAGCTCATGCTAATTTCAGTTCTTCTTCTGcttattccacaaaaaaaagcagcagagaacGGAATTGTGTAATCGCTCTATCACTATTATCACGTTGtttttctgcgttttttctGCAGTACCTGCTCCAGCAGTCAGCGCAGCAGCACTGGTATGCGTTCCCCGGCCTGCTCTCAGAGGAGCGGATCTGAAGCTCTTTCTGGCTCCCCAGCAGCCAGAGGTATGGCCTCTAAGTTTACTGCTCATTGTTTCTACCGGATGGCCTACAAACAAGCAACAGGATCAACAAAGTCTCTGCAACTTCTTCCGTTGCCTGTAGAGCTGAGAAACGAGGGGAACTGGGTGTACTTTGGGTTAAAAATTCAGACAAGAGTTGCGAACTGTTGAACTTTTTGTGGGCCATCAATAATTCAGTGCTGACAGTAGTTGTGTGATGATGCACTTTCAAAATGCCACTGCTATACCTCATTAATGATGGATGAATGATGCATCTTTTTATCGATTCTTATTTTAGGAAgaagttacattttaaatatgtttacgTGTTATTGTACTTTGTGTCTTACAGATACCCCAACAAAACTAGGGTCATCGCCAGAGAGAGAAGTCATATGTGTTTCTTTAAAGAAAGACCCAAAGCTTGGCCTGGGTAAGCTGATCACACTTATAAACAATACACAGCATCAACAGAGAAGATTGATTTCCAAGAGGAATTGTTAAGATTTTGATGCACTAGTCTACCACTACGGCCAGTGATTAGTTTAGTGATTCGATTTTGAACAGGAGGGATGGACCCATTTTGTTTCTAAAGAGCGACGAACACCGCGTATggaggaagtcggggtggatgggtgggtcaaaaaataccagactttctcccgggagaccggtgttcgtaccccgtgtgaaaccagtagtcaatgttgatttatttgttacggaacttctgtacttaagttacgccacttccagagttattataacccaaaccacaaacttttcttaaacataactaagtagttttgttgcctaaacctaaccaagtcgatcttttcctaagcgtaagtagttttgttgccgtcatgtaacttctgtacttaagttacgtcacttccggagttattttaacccaaactacgatcttttcctaaacctaacaaagtcgtTTTGATagctaaacctaaccaagtttcctgtgaagacggaggtttattttgaaaagaccgaagcggaaattgacacgtgcgtcacatgttgctggacattcgtaggaaaatacacgaaaaattaggaaaaacttTTCGTAAgctatcatacgaaccgttgtatgaggacacATTGATACACGGCaggctactgatatttcagagccacgGTCGGGGCTAAAGAActtgcacaaacctcagtcagataaaagatcaatgagtcaggcagactaaactaacatatTCAACTAAACAACCCCTCTGCCCCTGCACTCACTCTGCTATaggggatggagaggggggatggcaggttaacaaggggaaggcattttggtcattttgccaACAAGGGGGAATGGCATCCCCCCCTCATATCGCCTGCTGACTACAACCTGCTTAGGATGCCTTGTAATAACTGCTGTTACTAATGTCATCCCTTTACTTTTATGTTCAGTACGTTTCTAGTGCACATTCACATTCGTTTTCCTTGATTTTCACAGCACTTGCAGCAAAATACACGAACAAAGCTGATAGGAATAAATGTTTTAGATCATGTAAGCACTCTGGCAGTAGTTATGTAAAGTGATGAATAAGTCATAATCTTACAGAATCTCTACAGAACAAAGTCCTTTCTTGGCACAACTGTGGTTTGTGTTCATACAGGTGTCGTGATAGTGGGAGAGGACACCGTGGGCCATTATGACTTGGGCGTCTTTGTTGCTTCCATTGTGCATGGCGGACCCGCTGATAAGGACGGACGCATCCGACCAGGTAGAGAATCATGTGGACATTTTTTTACTTCCTTAACAACACTGTGTTCAATGTATTGCTTAAGTTCCACCTTTGACTGTTTGCAGAAGTTTGCTTTCCCATTTAGAAATCAAACTTTGCCCTTATCAGTTCTTCAGTCAACCGTGTTTTCCCTAATGGTAGACACCTCATTTTGGTGCAgacagaatcgatatatttgcttcatttgagtctatgtggaggtagaaggaagttaccgcttttattgttgtagtctgagtaaggtaacgtcatatccgttccgtatccgtcaaccaaaacaaacagcagccggccgcattacatgtcccttataaattagaaagaaaataccactaatttgtgagggaaatgtcttcattcttagatttttgggttgctggaaaaaatttaataaataattcctgacaatgactgatatatttgacttcaggacatctctgactatatacctgctgaaaatcaaactttcttactgtattaatttagatattttccaaagttaaagtccctagaagtgtatgattcaactttttcccgtGGTCTAGTGttataaaagttaataaaaatccTAATAAATCCTaaatcgaatcgcaatacatatcgaatcggcacccaagtatcgcgatagtattgaatcagaaGATAGGTGaattgtcccagccctaatgtttTCCCCTAAAAGATGCCACTAATTCTCATATTTTAATTCTCAATACTCATTTTAGTGCAGACTCCTTAAATATGTCCAATTATCTGGTTGAtaggtgtttttcttttaaattcatCCGGTATCTTTTAAGTAAATGGATGCAGAGAATGTGTAGTAAAGTGCaaaagaggacagagagggTATGGGAGGTGTCTGTGGGATTCGGTCAAAGGCCTTTGGGGGTCACACGTGGGTTCAGAGGTGCTGGGGAGGTCTTGAAACTCCACTGTTACCGGACACCAGCACCATTTCACTGTGACCTTTGCCTGCAGGTGGTCGTCTGATCTCTCTGAACCACATCAGCCTGGAGGGCGTCACCTTCAGCGAGGCAGCGGAGGTCATGCAGAGCAGCCCCGAGGAGGTGCAGCTCATTATCTCACAGCCAAAAGGTGctctcattgtgtgtgtgtgtgtgtgtgtgtgtgtggttactgtatgtgtgtaatgATACTGGGTCGGTGACCCTTGCCCTCCTTTGTTTACATGTAATGTTAGCAATTTATCCTATTCTACTGATGCACCTGTTCTGAATtactaacatgtaaaactgagttttccTTTCCCTCCTTTGTGCTGTATAGTGCCTTTTCTGtggttttatttaataatatgtCAAACATTTAGCTTATTTTTATATCATCATCCcacttgtttgtctttgtgcaAAATGTCAGTTTTTGCTGACTCATCTTGCTCTCAAGGGTGTAAACAACTTCCATCCTCCACCTCTCATAATACAGTATAAAGCTTCAGACCCTTCTGATGTTAAACACTTTATATTCCAAGTGTTAGGAAGGTGTTCTCTCCATCCatcatttctttacattttaaatgctaAAACAGCATACATCACAGTGATTTCGCTTATATCACAGCCGATATAGTGAAGCTATATGGACAACAATAAATTCAGATAAATTctaaatacacttatttgcaaTCTTGcccagagttagatgagaagattgacaccattcttgtgtctgtgtgttaagtATGAAGTTACGGCCAGCAGCCGTTAACTTAgattagtttagcataaagcctgggccaggctagctgtttcctgtcAGGTCATGTTTCCCGTCTGACAggcagcctggctctgtccaaaggtaacaaaatataTTTAGTAGCACCTCCAAATGTTggtaattaacatgttatatgttgttgttgtttttttatccgcACAAAAAAGTCTTGGTGCTAAgcaaagctaagctaagctaactggctacTGGTCTCTAGCTTCTTAAGGGGCCAGTATACTCCGTCAGTAGTgctagactgtatataagaaatggacgtgatcaccgtgacgtcacctattggtttgtggactaccatTTTGAatcctcgagtttggcattttggtcatggcaatcttggtttttggccatcaccatcttgtttttttgcaaccagaagcgacatgagagggtggagctaagtacaaccgaacactaaataagacatttttaggtgaccaaaatgttacatttaactttcatgaactgaaaaaacactgtgaaagggttaaagttgtaagacgaaaacacggaaaacactcagaccggacaacaacatggtagtgacctgtcaatcacaaggtagccacaccctaaagcatcccctgctttatggtctgtttgactctaaataggaccataatttactaaatgaacatcatgctgtattgaagaagactggaaagcgatcgagaccataaactcatgtttacaatgtttactgaggtaataaatcaagtgagaagtaggctcattttctcatagacttctatacaatcagacttctttttggaaccagaggagtcgccccctgctggctattagaaagaatgcaagtttaaggcacttccgcattggcttcacttttcagacccggaggttgcccactgggaaACACTGTCCCCTTACGCCTTTTCAACGCCTTATTAGGATTAATGGGGTTCTGAGAGTGAATAAGCcgaaaatgttgaactattcgtTTAACAccttcagacaaaaaaaattagaaaaatagTTGGCTACTCTTACCGTGTCTGAACATCTTAAAAAATGTTCTACTTTAGTATTTTAAGGTATAACATTAactgattttgttgtttttaatccaCAGTGGGCCTCAGTCCCAACAGTGTGCGCTCTCCTGTGTTGAGGAATTACGAGTCCCAGACCACGTTGATGGCGGACGGCCGATCGGGAGACGACAGCTTGGATGAGCTCGTTTCGGTCATGATGACACCGAAGACCGGCAACAGGCTTCACGTCCCCCGAGAAGTACGAATCCTTGGTGCACAGGTAGAATCATGGTGATGGCTTAGGTGTCTTTAGTGGCAGTACCTTTATTTAGAACCATTTAGGCCCATATAGGCGGCCAGAATTAATGtcagcaaaacaaacaatgtaCTGTACCTCCTAAATAAGTCTTTTTCTTTATCTAGTTATGGTGATTTTGTTCTTGTGACTGTAAATATCTTGCCAATAATCTGTATGGATGCATGGATCAGTGGGTGGGTGTGTATGCAGTCAGACATACAGAGAGACTGAAGTGGTGTTGTTTCTGTCTATGTTGGTTTCAGGactgctgctctctgtctccccctctGAACTGCATGAGGCCAGAGGAGATCCCTGTGGAGCTCAGAAAGATATCAGGAAGTCTGGGAATCAGCATCTCTGTGAGTTTATGAAATATTATGTCAAAGATGTAGTTGTGAACTTACTCCGGGTTGAAATGTTATATCACTGATGTTGACAATATGTTAATGTATGCCAAAAAGAAGGCAGAAGACGGTGGAGAAAAAGGGCAACTTTTAGTTTTCTGTAaaaaccatagaaatagaataggagtagaacggacattcccattcaaatcaacgctacaggatggtcagagcggcggccatttttatgtgtaccgttgccattgcgactgttgtagcgggctaactTCTGTATAAACTGAACCGACTTACAGCAAGTCGTAGAGTCACTGAAGTGAGGTTTTGTTGAGGAGTAGTAACGTTCCGATGCATAGAGAGACAGAGTAAATGAGTAAGATTTAACAAcataatgcttcatccacacactcttgtcacagtgtAGGAAAGCACGTTGCTATCCCCggatgagtgacaactttgctcggctcattttctgtaaccagtgtagcatgAAAGTATGGTGGAatgagctagctagctggctagctcATTCCACCCTGACACACGAAGCATACGTtcggccgtcagacagtttggggctgtcggtgagcgtccgttGGGCTAGTTTTTTCGGTTTGTCTTGCAccatcggctctagtctgcccgtgtcagagTGGCACCCGTCGGTGAGAAAAATCcctctgattggcggttcagcttaaacaaatcagtgcacgagaagagaaacgtgaggaaagcaaaccaacttgtaaagtcaagaggaaaaacacagaaggctcttctcatttttcatcttcacctCATCTGAtaattccaatacacagatattttcacaacgacatggccatctggaatcctcggtttctctttttgaatgaaaaatacagactaccgcaacctgctggtgtggagagttatttcctctcacgcaggtgcagaacTTACAGTACGTGGTAGTCAGCCATCAGCTGTcatctttgcggtgtgttcgaatGCCACTTTTTGGCCGAGGCAAAGGCgatgtgaggcgacgcaactggtAACCTTTAGTCACCGCTAATTCTTTGATGTctggttggtgtgtctgggccctAACagtccctctgcctcactctcCGCCGCATCAAAGAAGGAAAAGCTACCTAGCAAACTAGCCAGCCATTCATTTCAAAGCTGCGTCCACTCTCTTTCCAGCGAGGCAAACTCCGACCACACTTTACGGCCCCTCCTGACATGTCTTCTGTTGTCACCACAACAACTAACAACTATCACCATTTTTTGTACTTGTCAAATGACCACGGAAAACAGTTCTCAATgcccgttctactcctattctatttctatggtaaAAACATTAGGAGTCAGGCAGGGTACTTAATACAGCAACTCATCTGCAGCAGTGGGTCACAAAGTCTGCTCTGCTCAATCTGATTAACATCTGACAAGATTACAGACGGAAAGAGAGAGGTTGGTGTCACCATGTCACCTCACTCGCACTGATCATtgctactatactatactgttttCCCTCCTACATCACAGATATGTTCTGAATCAAAGTTTCATCATTAATCACTCAGGGTGGCGTCAACACTAACTTTCCTAATGGAGGAATCTACATAAGAAGTCTTGTTCAAGGAGGGGCTGCTGAGAGAGACGGACGTCTACAGTCAGGTACTACAGCTAAACATCAAATCTGACAATGCCTTATGCACTTGTGGAGAACAATCTTTTCAAACTGGTTTAATGATGGTATGTTAGTGGGACAACCCTGAGCATACTGGGCACAGGATTACTGGACTGCAGGTTTAGGTCCGTCCATCTAAAATGATATGTGTTGTTTGTATAAAGCCTCAGTTATTCTTCCATTGAACCaaggaaaacaatggcaactACGGTATCAATAATGAGTAACATATCaaacaggaagaaaaacaatgaaAGGTACAAATTATGCTGTTATCTTAATTGcttccttgttttgtttttttacctaaaTAAAATAAGAGCATACCGCAAATAATTAAATGTAACactttagatttatttttgagCATCTTCCCCAGAGCCATAACAGCTCCCAGAGTGGACAAACAACACTCTGTTTAACACCGTGTCACTAAAATTCAACACTCATTAAGATTGGGGAAATTTGGTGTGTACATTTTGGCATTTAGCTGATGCTTTTTTCAAGAGAGAAAAAGGGATATTACAAGCCAGAAATAGATAACAACACAAACTGTCTCAAACTTTCTCTGTTACAGGTGACAGACTGATGGAGGTGGATGGGATTAGCTTCCACGGCTTCACCTACCAGCAGGCTGTGGAGCGTCTGAGTAACACTGGGGAGGTAAAGGACGACATGTAACTGATGTTGTGTTATGTCAGTGTGAGAAGACCATTAGAGACCAATGATTACCTATATacgctgatgatgatgatcattaTCTACAAGATCGATTGGCATGAAAGTTTGTACacatatttatgtttatgttttgcCCTAATTTCGCTCCGGTAGGATCGAAGCAGCCCAAGTGAGCCCGATGCAGAATGTATCGGTGTATTGCACACGGCGGCTGCGTAGGTTTGTTTCagacttgtgtgatccaaacatttgcAATAAATCCAGAGCTTtgaaaagtccaaaagtcaacagttatttaaaaaagGTTGATGTAATCATTTTCGAAAtccacaacatgttttttatctaacaaaaatgctgcttcaatccatatttgttggcgtttagcctttcaaaaacaacattttcactgcggttaAAACATTTTTGCTCTACTATTCACTCTCACCTCAGCTTCAGCACCAAAACTGTACCGGGCTGCACTGTGATTCGTTTATTTCTCTAGc
The genomic region above belongs to Sebastes fasciatus isolate fSebFas1 chromosome 20, fSebFas1.pri, whole genome shotgun sequence and contains:
- the frmpd2 gene encoding FERM and PDZ domain-containing protein 2 isoform X1, coding for MGTFVTLAEVLEARGSKLDEDEVWCLLLATTEALLDISKKGSGNMCSVLSPGSVLLSANGSLAFKSCARYEDVASFTAPEIQQGHAASTRTAVEKMVAYSLGMTLYWCVDYHLPQNQPVQLSAELEGLLLSMCEDMVVRRTDLLTVLETCELHHRASMLPPPERLVRQLVEDVYRNSVDHVSMAENGSRLTDRSQMIRDRLHRGSFSNSTWALKKKISRTFSGAAYPCEPTGPCSPYMDGNRNANSRSLAQFDSSMSLNDKKVKDMGPEFIRMLDEPLVVLELPGSIVSKKGKSPITQRELSVVMPNGQSILVKCEVKSRGGDVFDMIVAHSNLVEHFYFGLAYIDDNEFYFVDNDTKISKVAPDSWKKVPTTTLVLFFRVKFFVNDISLLLQKQTRHKYYLQLRRDLLEDRLSCHEETALYLGALALQTECGDCMPEVYGRNYYRPDQYVSKSVMEKRALPHIQGELLRLHTNNAQMLTDESELEFLKVCQQLPEYGVLFHRVMREKKPLEGEIVIGVCAKGINVYEVKDGGKSTSQTFYWRETATISSNRRKFIIESRGSKKKYTFITERSKVATYLCNLCSAQHKFNNEMSSRQLSHSLVSEENIVQYAAVCRAQSSLHKSYSSPETPQDDSGLTTPQDESLNKLCDDVNARIVARIKQQRLNEQSTCSSSQRSSTGMRSPACSQRSGSEALSGSPAARDTPTKLGSSPEREVICVSLKKDPKLGLGVVIVGEDTVGHYDLGVFVASIVHGGPADKDGRIRPGGRLISLNHISLEGVTFSEAAEVMQSSPEEVQLIISQPKVGLSPNSVRSPVLRNYESQTTLMADGRSGDDSLDELVSVMMTPKTGNRLHVPREVRILGAQDCCSLSPPLNCMRPEEIPVELRKISGSLGISISGGVNTNFPNGGIYIRSLVQGGAAERDGRLQSGDRLMEVDGISFHGFTYQQAVERLSNTGEVVTLVVERVLMNIPRVSTFSSGSNQSISPTTSPLRFNSCSSISTTPNAISRDYSFVNDDNTQEVTLTKNANGLGFSFLMCELDPPTRDFGSLVRIKQLYPGQPAQQSGRIREGDVLLAVNGQSLKELSYPRVLKLFKTAPPEVRLTLSRPAPGILPSTDQFTGT
- the frmpd2 gene encoding FERM and PDZ domain-containing protein 2 isoform X2 — translated: MGTFVTLAEVLEARGSKLDEDEVWCLLLATTEALLDISKKGSGNMCSVLSPGSVLLSANGSLAFKSCARYEDVASFTAPEIQQGHAASTRTAVEKMVAYSLGMTLYWCVDYHLPQNQPVQLSAELEGLLLSMCEDMVVRRTDLLTVLETCELHHRASMLPPPERLVRQLVEDVYRNSVDHVSMAENGSRLTDRSQMIRDRLHRGSFSNSTWALKKKISRTFSGAAYPCEPTGPCSPYMDGNRNANSRSLAQFDSSMSLNDKKVKDMGPEFIRMLDEPLVVLELPGSIVSKKGKSPITQRELSVVMPNGQSILVKCEVKSRGGDVFDMIVAHSNLVEHFYFGLAYIDDNEFYFVDNDTKISKVAPDSWKKVPTTTLVLFFRVKFFVNDISLLLQKQTRHKYYLQLRRDLLEDRLSCHEETALYLGALALQTECGDCMPEVYGRNYYRPDQYVSKSVMEKRALPHIQGELLRLHTNNAQMLTDESELEFLKVCQQLPEYGVLFHRVMREKKPLEGEIVIGVCAKGINVYEVKDGGKSTSQTFYWRETATISSNRRKFIIESRGSKKKYTFITERSKVATYLCNLCSAQHKFNNEMSSRQLSHSLVSEENIVQYAAVCRAQSSLHKSYSSPETPQDDSGLTTPQDESLNKLCDDVNARIVARIKQQRLNEQSTCSSSQRSSTGMRSPACSQRSGSEALSGSPAARDTPTKLGSSPEREVICVSLKKDPKLGLGVVIVGEDTVGHYDLGVFVASIVHGGPADKDGRIRPGGRLISLNHISLEGVTFSEAAEVMQSSPEEVQLIISQPKVGLSPNSVRSPVLRNYESQTTLMADGRSGDDSLDELVSVMMTPKTGNRLHVPREDCCSLSPPLNCMRPEEIPVELRKISGSLGISISGGVNTNFPNGGIYIRSLVQGGAAERDGRLQSGDRLMEVDGISFHGFTYQQAVERLSNTGEVVTLVVERVLMNIPRVSTFSSGSNQSISPTTSPLRFNSCSSISTTPNAISRDYSFVNDDNTQEVTLTKNANGLGFSFLMCELDPPTRDFGSLVRIKQLYPGQPAQQSGRIREGDVLLAVNGQSLKELSYPRVLKLFKTAPPEVRLTLSRPAPGILPSTDQFTGT